A single window of uncultured Pseudodesulfovibrio sp. DNA harbors:
- a CDS encoding flagellar brake protein yields MSNSKTDSAKKDEEFKVNREHWADHSIYYGASVHVSKIFEEEKLSGRIVGLSEYNYLILEIPLVIGHRARYVPGSTVIVKFVNEGTVYGFYSEILQVHYDPAPIMYLKYPSEIESFEFRAYKRFACRTPARMFNDEAHYYCLIDDISSGGCSLTVHQASLKDKEHISLDEKVQLVFSLSGLGEIELTCTVKGMFQEDNILSYGVEFDSTGDSYEQIGRYLEMLSN; encoded by the coding sequence ATGTCAAATTCAAAGACAGACAGCGCTAAAAAAGACGAGGAATTCAAGGTAAACCGCGAGCACTGGGCAGACCATTCCATTTATTATGGTGCCAGTGTGCATGTGAGCAAGATATTTGAAGAGGAGAAGCTCAGCGGCCGTATCGTCGGTTTAAGTGAATATAATTATTTGATTCTTGAAATTCCGTTAGTTATCGGCCATCGGGCGCGTTATGTTCCTGGGTCTACAGTGATTGTGAAGTTCGTGAATGAAGGGACTGTTTACGGATTTTATTCCGAGATACTTCAGGTTCATTACGATCCTGCACCTATTATGTATCTCAAATACCCCAGTGAAATCGAGTCGTTTGAGTTTCGTGCATATAAGCGTTTTGCATGCAGGACGCCTGCTCGCATGTTTAATGATGAAGCTCATTATTATTGTCTTATTGACGATATCAGTTCGGGGGGATGCAGTCTTACCGTGCATCAGGCCAGTCTCAAGGATAAAGAGCATATTTCTTTGGATGAAAAGGTTCAACTCGTCTTCAGTTTGTCTGGCCTCGGGGAAATCGAGCTTACGTGTACAGTTAAGGGCATGTTTCAGGAAGACAATATATTAAGCTATGGTGTTGAATTTGATTCGACAGGGGATTCTTATGAGCAAATAGGGCGGTATCTGGAGATGTTGTCAAATTAA
- a CDS encoding HAD family phosphatase — MKQPGAVLFDMDGVLFDSEPIHEKIFIEYAAELGVVCPPEEYRHLIGTSSVSQWQVMKEKYNLKDTPQKMSEAKMEHYKSFLGATKGLQPIPGINSLIADLKAHNIPFALASSNTTDVIEATLRAIGLDTTITTIVGGNDVKQAKPAPDIFLLAAKKLGVSPANCVVIEDSTHGVLAAKNAGMRCLGFDNPNSPGQVLTKANISLSSLKGLTVENLKTTLFK; from the coding sequence ATGAAACAACCTGGAGCAGTCCTTTTCGACATGGACGGAGTTCTCTTCGACTCCGAACCCATCCACGAAAAAATTTTCATCGAGTATGCCGCAGAACTCGGCGTCGTCTGTCCACCAGAAGAATACCGCCATCTCATTGGCACTTCCAGTGTCAGCCAATGGCAGGTCATGAAAGAGAAATATAATCTGAAAGACACACCGCAAAAGATGTCGGAAGCCAAAATGGAGCATTACAAGAGTTTTCTCGGTGCGACCAAAGGGTTGCAACCCATTCCCGGCATAAACTCACTTATTGCTGACCTCAAAGCACACAACATCCCCTTTGCCTTGGCCTCTTCCAACACAACAGACGTGATTGAAGCCACGTTGCGAGCCATCGGTCTAGACACAACCATCACGACCATCGTAGGCGGCAATGATGTCAAACAGGCCAAACCAGCCCCGGACATCTTCCTATTGGCCGCGAAAAAACTTGGTGTTTCACCTGCAAACTGCGTTGTTATCGAAGACTCGACCCATGGTGTATTGGCCGCTAAAAATGCAGGCATGCGCTGCCTTGGTTTCGATAACCCCAACTCACCGGGACAGGTGCTCACCAAAGCCAATATTAGCCTCTCCAGCCTAAAAGGATTGACTGTCGAAAACCTGAAGACAACCCTTTTTAAATAA
- a CDS encoding carbohydrate ABC transporter permease encodes MHKTKKTVSTLGIHIILLTYTLIALWPIFLTIINSFKSRRAIFNSPMSLPGIDTFSLKGFIKVLVRSDFEIYFMNSIIITVATLALVLLLGAMAAWALSEYEFKGNKWLGLYLAIGIMIPIRLGSVSLLQLIVDMNLTNTLTALVLVYVAQSIPLAIFILSEFMQQIPKDLKEAARCDGVSEYTIFFKVILPLTRPAIATVGVFTLVPVWNDLWFPLILAPSEQTQTITLGVQQFIGQYVTDWNAVLASLTLAIVPILIIYILLSRHLIRGITAGAVK; translated from the coding sequence ATGCACAAAACCAAGAAAACCGTCAGCACGCTGGGCATTCATATAATTCTGCTCACATACACGCTCATCGCCCTGTGGCCCATTTTTCTGACGATCATCAACTCGTTCAAATCACGTAGAGCCATCTTCAACAGCCCCATGAGTCTGCCGGGAATCGATACGTTCAGCCTCAAGGGATTCATCAAAGTGTTGGTTCGTTCGGATTTCGAAATCTATTTCATGAACTCCATCATCATCACGGTGGCAACACTGGCATTGGTTCTTCTGCTCGGTGCCATGGCAGCCTGGGCCTTGTCCGAATACGAATTTAAGGGCAATAAATGGCTCGGCCTGTATTTGGCAATCGGAATCATGATTCCCATTCGCCTCGGCTCGGTCAGTCTGCTCCAACTCATCGTGGACATGAACCTCACCAACACGCTGACCGCACTGGTATTGGTCTACGTCGCGCAAAGTATCCCTCTGGCAATATTCATTCTGTCGGAGTTCATGCAGCAAATACCAAAAGATTTGAAAGAAGCCGCTCGTTGTGACGGAGTGAGCGAATACACCATTTTCTTCAAGGTCATCCTGCCATTAACCCGCCCCGCCATCGCCACTGTCGGCGTTTTTACACTGGTCCCTGTCTGGAATGACCTCTGGTTCCCGCTGATTCTCGCTCCGAGCGAACAGACACAGACCATCACGTTGGGCGTCCAACAATTCATCGGCCAGTATGTCACTGACTGGAATGCAGTCTTGGCATCATTAACACTGGCCATTGTCCCGATCCTGATCATTTACATTTTGTTGTCCAGGCACCTGATCCGCGGCATTACCGCCGGTGCTGTCAAATAG
- a CDS encoding Fur family transcriptional regulator has protein sequence MKAPQDVFAEYLANENLKMTPQRRLILDTLLKHDNHLSSEELYAKVKKRDNSVGQATVYRTLKLLSDSGLVEPLDFADGVTRYEASYGKDHHDHLICERCGKNIEILDDVIEQRQEQLAQKHGFTLLRHKMYLYGLCSDCKK, from the coding sequence ATGAAAGCCCCGCAAGATGTTTTTGCAGAATATCTGGCTAATGAAAATCTCAAGATGACGCCGCAACGCAGGCTCATTCTGGACACCCTTCTGAAACATGATAATCATCTGTCGTCAGAAGAACTTTACGCCAAAGTTAAAAAACGAGACAATTCAGTAGGTCAGGCCACGGTCTATCGCACACTCAAACTTCTGAGTGACTCGGGACTGGTCGAACCGCTGGACTTTGCCGACGGCGTTACCCGGTATGAAGCGAGCTACGGCAAAGATCATCACGATCATCTCATCTGTGAAAGATGTGGAAAAAACATTGAGATTCTGGACGACGTCATTGAACAGCGTCAGGAACAACTTGCCCAAAAGCATGGTTTCACCCTACTTCGCCACAAGATGTATCTGTATGGTCTCTGCTCTGATTGCAAAAAGTAG
- a CDS encoding antibiotic biosynthesis monooxygenase, whose amino-acid sequence MYAVMFEVHPTKKGTAEYFEIAGNIRGFLAEQDGFISIERFQSMNEEGKVLSLSYWDSEKSIEKWRNLLDHRHAQKTGMEKLFHSYRIRVAQVVRDYTHKDREFAPDDSNKILV is encoded by the coding sequence ATGTACGCAGTAATGTTTGAAGTCCATCCCACGAAAAAAGGCACAGCAGAATATTTTGAAATCGCTGGTAATATCAGAGGATTTCTTGCCGAACAAGACGGTTTCATATCCATAGAACGCTTCCAAAGCATGAACGAAGAAGGAAAAGTTCTCAGTCTCTCATATTGGGACAGTGAAAAATCTATCGAGAAATGGCGTAATTTACTCGACCATCGCCATGCCCAAAAAACCGGTATGGAAAAACTGTTCCATTCCTACCGCATCAGAGTTGCGCAGGTTGTCAGAGACTACACTCACAAGGATCGAGAATTCGCTCCTGACGATTCAAATAAGATACTGGTATAA
- a CDS encoding AlkA N-terminal domain-containing protein, translated as MNMEFSRARQEKDKNFDGKFFFGVKTTGIFCRPSCPAPMAKEENVEYFDTMFAALEKGFRPCLRCRPDIEVEYYNGNVGGTSVVDRALQKIFDGYLNDHTLAELAVNLMISERHLRKLFVDNLGVPPIKIARYHKTLFAKKLLTSSNQSVTDIAFASGFGSIRQFNDAFKITFGKTPTEVRNLSRQAQAQDNTTLLLRYSPPFDFKQILKFLQIRAIKGVELVTDTSYSRTFRTQNTRGYFTVCDHPDQSALALSIVSDDIKCFMQVHNRVRQMFDLDTDFSDINKRFISDPLLSKGMDKNHVPRLPVAFDPFEFIIRAILGQQITVKAATTLAGRIARKGNLQTNESFPKGLNFFFPRPKELMDMDLNGLGITQTRQGTLQTAVQAIIDKTISLSPNQSLEAFNQQFSALKGIGPWTVNYVGMRGLGMIDSFPASDLGVIKAMMRDNKKPTIKDILKQSEKWRPYRAYAALCLWNSLKEK; from the coding sequence ATGAACATGGAATTCAGCCGAGCACGGCAGGAAAAAGACAAAAACTTTGACGGGAAATTTTTTTTCGGCGTCAAAACAACAGGCATATTCTGTCGCCCATCCTGTCCTGCCCCCATGGCCAAAGAAGAAAATGTCGAATATTTCGACACAATGTTCGCGGCCTTGGAAAAAGGATTTCGCCCCTGCCTTCGCTGTCGCCCAGATATTGAAGTCGAATATTACAACGGCAATGTGGGGGGAACATCAGTCGTCGACAGGGCTCTTCAAAAAATCTTTGACGGCTATCTCAACGACCATACTCTCGCCGAGTTGGCCGTTAACCTCATGATCTCCGAACGCCATCTGCGCAAACTCTTTGTGGACAACCTCGGTGTCCCGCCGATCAAGATCGCCCGCTATCATAAAACCCTGTTCGCAAAAAAACTTCTTACTTCATCCAACCAATCTGTAACAGATATCGCCTTTGCCTCTGGATTCGGCTCCATTCGACAATTCAATGATGCATTCAAAATAACTTTCGGAAAAACACCAACCGAAGTGAGAAACCTTTCGCGACAGGCACAAGCTCAGGACAACACCACACTGCTCTTGCGCTATTCACCTCCTTTCGACTTCAAACAGATTCTCAAGTTCCTCCAAATTCGCGCCATAAAAGGCGTGGAGTTGGTAACAGACACAAGCTACAGCCGAACTTTCCGCACCCAAAACACACGTGGATATTTCACAGTATGTGACCACCCTGACCAATCGGCCCTTGCTTTATCCATTGTCTCTGATGACATCAAATGCTTCATGCAAGTACACAATCGAGTGCGGCAAATGTTTGATCTGGATACAGATTTTTCCGACATCAATAAGCGCTTCATCAGTGACCCGTTGCTTTCAAAAGGCATGGACAAAAATCACGTACCGAGACTGCCCGTCGCATTTGATCCATTTGAATTCATCATTCGAGCTATCCTCGGCCAACAGATCACGGTCAAAGCAGCCACAACCCTTGCCGGACGTATTGCAAGGAAAGGAAATCTTCAAACAAACGAGTCCTTTCCAAAAGGACTCAACTTCTTTTTCCCAAGGCCAAAAGAACTCATGGATATGGACCTCAACGGATTGGGAATCACTCAAACCCGACAAGGGACCCTTCAAACAGCTGTTCAGGCAATCATCGATAAAACAATTTCCTTATCGCCAAACCAAAGCCTTGAAGCGTTCAACCAACAATTTTCTGCACTCAAAGGCATAGGGCCATGGACGGTCAACTACGTAGGGATGCGAGGACTGGGCATGATCGACAGCTTCCCGGCCAGCGACCTCGGAGTCATCAAGGCGATGATGCGAGATAATAAAAAACCAACCATAAAAGACATTTTAAAACAAAGCGAAAAATGGCGTCCATACAGAGCATACGCAGCGCTCTGCCTATGGAACTCTTTAAAGGAGAAATAA
- a CDS encoding methylated-DNA--[protein]-cysteine S-methyltransferase: MPQYTTFDTPLWEIILVGSKHGLTNLHMVTDTGKREFTIDPTWTRNDTIFDKAKTQILEYCAGKRKNFTVKLTPHGTKFQKDVWNALSDIPYGEVRSYKEIAIVVGNPNASRAIGMANSKNPIPLIVPCHRVIGSDGKLTGFAHGLDAKMKLLNLEKSHYK, from the coding sequence ATGCCTCAGTATACGACATTCGACACTCCTCTGTGGGAAATTATCCTCGTTGGCTCAAAACATGGACTCACCAACCTGCACATGGTTACCGACACAGGAAAACGCGAATTCACCATCGATCCGACATGGACAAGAAACGATACAATCTTCGATAAAGCCAAGACACAAATACTCGAATATTGTGCAGGAAAAAGAAAAAATTTCACCGTAAAACTGACTCCACACGGAACAAAATTCCAAAAAGACGTATGGAATGCACTCAGCGACATCCCCTACGGAGAAGTACGAAGCTACAAAGAGATAGCTATCGTCGTAGGCAATCCGAACGCTTCACGGGCCATTGGTATGGCAAATTCGAAAAACCCCATTCCGCTCATCGTGCCATGCCATAGGGTCATCGGCTCCGACGGAAAGCTCACCGGTTTCGCTCATGGACTGGATGCCAAGATGAAACTTCTCAATCTTGAAAAATCTCACTATAAATAG
- the ugpC gene encoding sn-glycerol-3-phosphate ABC transporter ATP-binding protein UgpC codes for MSDIKLKNIEKAFGKTEVLHDVNMDVKDGEFVVFVGPSGCGKSTLLRVIAGLEKVTAGEIYIDDEMVNDVQPRERGIAMVFQSYALYPHMTVYKNMSFGLKLKKHDKQEIDRRVRHAAETLQLTEYLNRRPAELSGGQRQRVAIGRAIVRNPKVFLFDEPLSNLDAALRVQTRIEIAKLHKKLDATIIYVTHDQVEAMTLADKIVVLHDGRVEQVGPPLELYNTPANLFVAGFIGSPKMNFLKGAVASINGSTVKIALPDGKTITIQHDAPGNEKTQATIGIRPEHLLLSEPKEGLLKAEVDVVERLGDVSYLYCTLSDGTAIIASTPGTSEATTGDIIHLTARIEKVHVFGPDGTAWK; via the coding sequence ATGTCTGATATCAAACTGAAAAATATCGAGAAAGCCTTCGGTAAAACCGAAGTCCTCCATGACGTAAACATGGACGTCAAGGACGGTGAATTTGTTGTATTCGTCGGCCCATCCGGTTGCGGAAAATCCACACTCCTGCGCGTCATTGCCGGACTGGAAAAAGTCACAGCAGGCGAAATCTACATTGATGACGAGATGGTCAACGACGTTCAACCTCGTGAACGCGGTATTGCCATGGTTTTCCAGTCCTACGCACTGTACCCGCACATGACGGTCTATAAAAATATGTCCTTTGGCCTGAAGCTCAAGAAGCACGACAAGCAAGAGATTGATCGCCGAGTGCGCCATGCAGCCGAAACCCTGCAACTGACCGAATACCTGAACCGCCGACCAGCAGAACTTTCTGGTGGTCAAAGACAACGAGTGGCAATAGGCCGAGCCATCGTTCGCAACCCCAAAGTCTTTCTTTTTGATGAACCTCTGTCCAATCTGGACGCAGCGCTTAGAGTACAGACACGCATTGAAATCGCGAAATTGCACAAGAAACTCGACGCAACTATCATCTATGTCACCCATGATCAGGTGGAGGCCATGACCCTTGCTGACAAAATCGTTGTGCTTCACGATGGTCGTGTAGAACAGGTCGGACCACCGCTCGAACTATACAACACGCCAGCCAATCTTTTTGTCGCCGGATTTATCGGCTCACCCAAAATGAATTTCCTCAAAGGAGCAGTCGCCTCAATCAATGGTTCAACGGTTAAAATAGCCCTGCCAGACGGCAAGACCATTACCATCCAACATGACGCTCCCGGTAATGAAAAAACACAGGCTACCATTGGTATCAGGCCTGAGCACCTACTCCTGTCAGAACCCAAAGAAGGTCTGCTCAAGGCTGAAGTGGATGTGGTCGAACGATTGGGCGATGTCAGCTATCTTTACTGTACGTTATCCGACGGCACTGCAATCATTGCCAGCACCCCCGGCACCAGCGAAGCAACTACCGGCGATATCATCCACCTGACTGCCAGAATTGAAAAGGTACACGTGTTCGGACCGGATGGTACGGCTTGGAAATAA
- a CDS encoding response regulator, protein MKKKHAESFIIIRSFLITTIILGTIAATGCYYMYVMEAESVENVIKINEKMHNNLLSRTISLDLKSLFNDLELTGSHVEIKNFLNNRNLSTRSDLESEFIALCQVSKSYDQVRILDNTGMELVRVNYNNGHPQAVPSQELQDKSNRYYFKESQKLKQGEVYVSPFDLNIENGKIEEPLKPMIRVSMPIYDDSKQRLGIVILNYLGQQILDSIAANKSGDRELSMLLNDEGYWLLSPDKKQEWAFMYNDRKSLDFGTLNPHAWEIITSAKEGQFSTKKGLYTYSTIVVAPEAQSNELESDARQWKVVCVTPISTIETSYANIFNNYAIIYTYAFLLILFGGLTRARFIGARAQGQRRLEKAKLEAENANRAKSDFLARMSHEIRTPMNAVIGLTHLALKTELTSKQTDYLTKVDMSAKSLLGIINDILDFSKIEAGKLEVEEVDFILDDVLNDIVNMLGLQAEQKGIEFLLMVKSTVPNLLVGDRLRLGQVLLNLTGNALKFTESGEIIIAAKLIEETNDTAIIQFSVKDTGIGISPEQAAKLFQPFNQADGSISRQFGGTGLGLTISKRLVEMMGGKIELKSEIGEGSEFVFTIPFGLQAKHSGAHHVYPDEVRGMRVLAVDDSKMSRMVLDKVLRSFTFDVVTARNGGQALELLHKNDESSPFKLVITDWRMPDIDGIELVQKIKKTTLLKNIPKVIMLTAFGQDEIRHRAERVDLDGFMLKPFNRSILFDTIMETITANTPRRIKNSSESPRLGVPNNVAGAHVLLAEDNEINQQVAREILEGADITVSIANNGQEAVEMIKVNTYDAVLMDIQMPVMDGFKAVEKIRADKKLQSIPIIAMTAHALVGDKEKSLLAGMNDHVTKPIDPDILMEVLSKWLRNSPKVKKSTPCPPSTEETPLHVFENIPGIDAVQALARVRGNTVLLKRLLINFSYDCNESYSQLPALISMNKLDEAQHMVHSIKGVAGNVGANVLHQSALKMEIALRDDPKAIQDKLNALETERKRIEKGIFAAFPQQDRDKIAKNTDKKLLKEFKSITPYLTKLSSLLKKHDVEARGVYQSIEIELTHAAPLFAKELGDLLNRFDFKNGREKVENFMKEYKELEKNNK, encoded by the coding sequence GTGAAAAAAAAGCACGCTGAATCCTTTATCATCATTCGAAGTTTCCTCATTACAACCATCATCCTGGGGACTATTGCTGCAACCGGCTGCTATTACATGTATGTCATGGAAGCTGAGTCCGTTGAGAACGTGATTAAGATCAACGAAAAAATGCACAACAATCTATTATCACGTACCATAAGCCTTGATTTGAAAAGCTTATTTAATGATCTCGAATTGACAGGAAGTCACGTCGAAATAAAAAACTTTTTGAATAATAGAAATCTATCCACTCGATCAGATCTGGAGTCAGAATTCATTGCTTTATGCCAAGTCAGCAAATCATATGATCAAGTCAGGATACTCGATAACACTGGCATGGAACTCGTCCGGGTTAATTACAACAATGGCCACCCTCAGGCGGTTCCATCGCAAGAACTTCAAGACAAAAGCAATCGTTATTACTTTAAGGAATCCCAAAAGCTTAAACAGGGTGAAGTCTATGTTTCACCATTTGATCTCAATATTGAAAATGGAAAAATCGAAGAACCTCTCAAACCCATGATCAGGGTTTCCATGCCTATTTACGACGATTCAAAACAACGTCTCGGAATCGTCATACTCAACTATCTCGGTCAACAAATACTGGATAGCATTGCCGCGAATAAAAGCGGCGATAGAGAACTCTCTATGCTCCTGAATGACGAAGGATATTGGCTCTTGTCTCCAGACAAAAAACAGGAGTGGGCTTTTATGTACAATGACCGAAAATCTCTTGATTTCGGCACCCTCAATCCACATGCATGGGAAATAATAACTTCAGCAAAAGAAGGACAGTTTTCCACAAAAAAAGGATTATATACTTACTCAACTATCGTTGTTGCGCCAGAAGCTCAAAGTAACGAACTCGAAAGCGACGCACGCCAATGGAAAGTTGTATGCGTTACTCCTATATCCACCATTGAGACATCTTATGCAAATATATTCAACAATTACGCTATTATTTACACATATGCATTTCTCCTTATTCTTTTTGGAGGATTGACCAGAGCCCGCTTTATTGGTGCACGAGCACAAGGCCAAAGAAGGCTTGAAAAAGCCAAACTGGAAGCGGAAAATGCTAACCGAGCCAAAAGTGATTTCCTGGCTCGAATGAGCCATGAAATACGCACTCCGATGAATGCCGTTATTGGTTTAACACACCTTGCTCTCAAAACGGAATTGACCTCCAAACAGACCGACTATCTCACCAAGGTCGATATGTCGGCAAAATCATTACTAGGAATCATCAACGACATACTTGATTTCTCCAAAATCGAAGCTGGTAAACTGGAGGTTGAAGAGGTTGATTTCATTTTGGACGATGTGCTCAACGACATAGTCAACATGCTCGGCCTTCAGGCAGAACAAAAGGGAATTGAATTCCTGCTGATGGTAAAAAGTACTGTTCCCAATCTCCTTGTTGGTGATCGGCTTAGACTGGGGCAGGTACTCCTGAATCTGACCGGAAATGCTCTAAAATTCACAGAATCCGGTGAAATCATCATTGCAGCAAAACTCATCGAAGAAACAAATGATACGGCTATAATTCAATTTTCCGTCAAAGATACCGGTATCGGAATTTCACCGGAACAGGCCGCCAAACTATTTCAACCCTTCAATCAGGCTGATGGTTCCATTTCTCGCCAATTTGGAGGAACAGGACTTGGCCTGACCATCAGCAAAAGACTCGTGGAAATGATGGGGGGTAAAATTGAACTGAAAAGTGAAATTGGAGAAGGAAGTGAATTTGTTTTCACCATCCCGTTCGGCCTCCAAGCCAAGCACTCTGGCGCACATCATGTATATCCCGATGAAGTCAGAGGAATGCGAGTCCTGGCTGTAGATGACAGTAAAATGTCACGCATGGTCCTTGATAAGGTTTTACGCTCCTTCACATTCGATGTTGTAACAGCAAGAAATGGAGGGCAGGCGCTTGAATTGCTACACAAAAACGATGAGTCTTCTCCTTTTAAACTTGTTATCACCGATTGGAGAATGCCAGATATCGACGGCATTGAACTGGTGCAAAAAATAAAAAAAACAACCCTACTCAAAAATATTCCCAAAGTTATTATGCTCACGGCGTTCGGCCAAGATGAAATTCGTCATCGTGCTGAACGAGTGGATTTGGACGGCTTCATGCTCAAGCCGTTCAATCGCTCCATATTGTTTGATACTATTATGGAGACCATCACGGCTAATACCCCCCGAAGGATCAAGAATTCTTCAGAAAGCCCAAGACTCGGTGTACCAAACAACGTGGCCGGAGCACACGTTTTACTCGCTGAAGACAATGAAATTAATCAACAAGTTGCACGTGAAATTCTTGAGGGCGCGGACATCACTGTGTCCATTGCCAACAATGGACAGGAAGCGGTCGAAATGATCAAGGTCAACACCTATGATGCGGTACTCATGGACATCCAAATGCCGGTTATGGATGGTTTCAAGGCCGTAGAAAAGATCCGAGCCGACAAAAAACTCCAATCGATCCCGATTATTGCGATGACCGCACATGCCCTCGTCGGTGATAAGGAAAAAAGTCTTCTTGCTGGCATGAATGACCATGTCACCAAGCCAATTGATCCAGATATACTCATGGAAGTCCTTTCTAAATGGCTCCGCAACAGTCCAAAGGTAAAAAAAAGCACACCTTGTCCTCCCTCAACCGAAGAGACTCCTCTTCATGTGTTTGAAAACATACCCGGCATAGACGCAGTACAGGCTCTCGCAAGGGTCCGGGGGAACACTGTGCTCCTCAAAAGGCTCCTCATTAATTTCTCGTATGATTGCAATGAATCGTACTCACAACTTCCGGCTTTAATTTCCATGAATAAACTTGATGAAGCACAACACATGGTCCACAGCATAAAGGGTGTCGCGGGCAACGTTGGAGCAAATGTTTTGCACCAATCCGCTCTAAAAATGGAAATAGCATTGCGAGATGATCCCAAAGCGATTCAAGACAAGTTGAACGCACTTGAAACTGAAAGAAAACGGATTGAAAAAGGTATCTTTGCCGCATTCCCTCAACAGGACAGGGACAAAATTGCAAAAAACACAGACAAGAAGCTTCTCAAAGAGTTCAAATCAATAACTCCGTACCTTACAAAACTTTCTTCACTGTTGAAAAAACATGACGTTGAAGCCAGAGGCGTTTACCAATCCATAGAGATCGAATTGACACACGCGGCCCCACTTTTTGCGAAAGAACTCGGAGACCTACTCAATCGATTCGACTTCAAGAACGGGCGTGAAAAAGTCGAAAATTTTATGAAAGAATACAAAGAATTGGAGAAGAACAACAAATAA
- a CDS encoding ROK family protein → MRAINRDSVLRTIRLQGEISRTHIAAQTGLGQSTVTDITAALLQENLLLEKSAPGCHAGRPPILLSLNPDGTFVAGAYITSRQISVVVINLEAQVIGSHARPLDKSATTPEKIADLVAETVKTCCRRYGFISDDISGLGLGIPGLVNSDNGMIHFHPGFNKGFDWSNIPFKDLVEKRTGFQTFIENSSNTLAIFEHWFGAAQGIDNFFVTTLEHGVGLGLYANGDLVRGWQGMAGEFGHVRGNCHDSVCRCGMTGCLEAVASPHAILEEARKAARQGLWHPASKTITLKTVIDAAKKGERILLDIFTRAGTILGQRITDLTRVLNPETIIITGKNNLAEDMLFTPLSQAMAACNSEVFGPIPRLVIRPWREENYARGAGALVLQKLHQNCAL, encoded by the coding sequence ATGCGCGCCATAAACCGTGACAGTGTCCTCAGGACAATCCGGTTGCAAGGCGAGATTTCACGCACGCATATAGCCGCCCAAACCGGACTGGGACAATCTACAGTCACGGACATCACAGCGGCCCTGCTTCAGGAAAATCTGCTGCTTGAAAAGTCAGCTCCGGGCTGCCATGCCGGACGTCCGCCCATTCTTCTTTCTCTAAATCCAGACGGAACCTTTGTTGCCGGGGCATACATTACATCACGACAAATTAGCGTAGTAGTCATCAACCTGGAAGCACAAGTTATAGGGTCTCACGCACGCCCACTGGATAAAAGTGCCACCACTCCTGAGAAAATTGCAGACCTTGTGGCTGAAACCGTCAAAACATGCTGTAGGCGATATGGCTTCATATCGGATGATATCTCTGGCCTCGGCCTCGGCATACCTGGATTGGTCAACTCGGATAACGGCATGATCCATTTTCACCCTGGATTCAACAAGGGGTTTGACTGGTCCAACATTCCATTTAAGGATCTGGTGGAAAAACGAACTGGATTCCAAACGTTTATAGAGAACAGCTCCAATACATTAGCCATATTCGAACACTGGTTTGGCGCTGCACAAGGAATCGACAATTTTTTCGTCACGACTCTGGAGCACGGCGTCGGACTGGGGTTGTATGCCAACGGAGATCTGGTACGAGGCTGGCAGGGAATGGCCGGAGAATTTGGTCATGTCAGAGGCAATTGTCACGACTCAGTCTGTCGCTGCGGCATGACAGGCTGCCTTGAAGCGGTGGCTTCACCTCATGCTATTCTCGAAGAAGCACGCAAAGCAGCACGGCAAGGGTTGTGGCACCCAGCATCAAAAACAATCACGCTGAAAACCGTCATTGATGCAGCCAAAAAAGGCGAACGAATTTTGCTGGATATTTTTACTCGCGCGGGCACAATACTTGGTCAGCGCATCACAGACCTGACCCGCGTTCTGAATCCGGAAACAATCATTATTACTGGCAAAAACAATTTAGCTGAAGATATGCTTTTCACCCCACTATCTCAAGCCATGGCAGCATGTAATTCCGAAGTATTCGGCCCCATACCCCGCCTCGTCATCCGTCCATGGCGCGAAGAAAACTACGCACGAGGAGCCGGAGCACTGGTCCTGCAAAAACTGCATCAAAACTGCGCACTGTAG